One Brassica oleracea var. oleracea cultivar TO1000 chromosome C7, BOL, whole genome shotgun sequence genomic window carries:
- the LOC106304643 gene encoding uncharacterized protein LOC106304643 yields the protein MSHHHHYETNPHFARLPFQNQHLKGGGASTSQTPPHQTSKSHPKTAPGIQIKPRDRHGKRPVHEPPHAVIPVPLRPEERLPPRDAPNSSKIPVLSSPEEKRPPRINPNSDKRPLLLSPEGHQRSPPPQQPQAPRGYATSLPPIAKPTPWRNAPTPSPHRRGGHRTPPPSRDQTNTATWSAAFCCAIFWIILILSGLVVLIVYLVYRPRSPHIDISAANLNAAYLDMGFLLNGDLTMLANFTNPNKKSSVEFSSLTFELYYYNTLIASQYVEPFKVPKKMSMFANVHLVSSQVQLEPTQSRELQRQIETGPVLLNVRGTFHARSNLGALFRYSYWLHTHCSFSLNSPPSGAMRARRCSTKR from the coding sequence ATGTCTCATCATCATCACTATGAAACCAACCCTCATTTCGCGCGCCTTCCATTTCAGAATCAACACCTCAAAGGTGGTGGTGCCTCTACCTCACAAACACCCCCGCATCAAACCTCAAAATCTCACCCCAAAACTGCACCAGGAATCCAAATCAAGCCTCGTGATCGCCACGGTAAACGACCAGTCCACGAACCTCCTCATGCCGTGATACCTGTACCACTAAGACCAGAAGAGAGACTACCACCACGGGATGCTCCAAACTCTTCCAAAATACCAGTACTATCAAGCCCCGAAGAGAAACGACCACCACGGATCAATCCAAACTCTGATAAAAGACCGCTACTATTAAGCCCTGAAGGTCATCAACGATCTCCACCACCACAACAACCACAAGCACCACGCGGTTATGCAACATCATTACCTCCAATAGCCAAACCAACTCCATGGAGAAACGCTCCAACACCATCACCGCATCGCCGTGGTGGCCACCGGACGCCACCGCCTTCAAGAGACCAAACAAACACAGCCACATGGTCAGCCGCATTCTGCTGTGCCATTTTCTGGATCATTCTTATCCTCAGCGGTCTAGTCGTCCTAATCGTCTACCTAGTGTACCGTCCACGCTCTCCTCACATCGACATCTCAGCCGCTAACTTAAACGCCGCTTATCTCGACATGGGGTTTCTTCTAAACGGAGACCTAACCATGTTAGCAAACTTCACAAACCCAAACAAGAAAAGCAGTGTAGAGTTCAGCTCTTTGACGTTCGAGCTTTACTACTACAACACTCTTATAGCGTCTCAGTACGTTGAGCCTTTCAAGGTTCCTAAGAAAATGTCCATGTTTGCGAACGTTCATCTCGTGAGCAGTCAGGTTCAGCTCGAGCCAACGCAGAGCCGGGAGCTGCAGCGTCAGATTGAAACCGGTCCGGTTTTGTTGAACGTAAGAGGAACGTTTCATGCACGTTCGAACTTAGGGGCGTTGTTTAGGTACTCGTATTGGTTACATACTCATTGCAGCTTTTCTTTGAATAGTCCTCCTTCAGGAGCTATGCGTGCTAGAAGATGCAGTACCAAACGCTGA
- the LOC106301766 gene encoding uncharacterized protein LOC106301766 encodes MKAGGIYRLNNYFGSNNKILYRVAEPSFTITFSTTSVLSDLEDSPLCFPEDRFQIHGYEEFDAACDLQGDLYDYVGHIKLVNGQVLSDILVLDDAEIAASRRVLLHVQTHDGPVMKLYLWDKAASDFSEKFKASGGTARVALVTTLNPKRFGGALALSSMTPSRVFLDTDVQETKEYLAWMEANLAVANRVNADVVTKAGTVSIGDLFSYMKQEDAKVAWFECIATIGDVVHGSPSYYIGCGVCHTKATKGPTTLMCKKCGKTNIVGVAQYLAKISVYDNDDQASFVLLGDAGHELVGRKASELVARYFEGNENVEDDHFVPVPQALIDTIGQTRKFIVKVSDHNLTGKTQTLTVTKVLTPEVQEVEGNLEENMIVPEAQKTLQNGVADDELSTCVGMVKKAADDVEAEDPKRARCG; translated from the exons ATGAAAGCTGGTGGCATTTACAGGCTCAACAATTATTTCGGGTCTAACAACAAGATTTTGTATCGTGTTGCGGAGCCGAGTTTCACCATCACCTTCTCAACTACTTCTGTCCTCTCTGATCTAGAAGACAGTCCACTTTGTTTCCCCGAGGACCGTTTCCAGATCCATGGATATGAGGAGTTCGATGCTGCATGTGACTTGCAAGGGGATCTTTATG ATTATGTTGGCCACATCAAGCTTGTGAATGGGCAGGTTCTCAGTGATATTCTCGTGCTAGATGATGCCGAGATAGCTGCATCACGCCGCGTCCTGCTTCATGTTCAGACACATGA TGGTCCGGTAATGAAGTTGTACCTATGGGACAAGGCTGCCTCAGACTTTAGTGAGAAATTTAAAGCATCTGGAGGAACCGCACGTGTTGCTTTGGTCACTACTTTAAACCCGAAACGATTTGGAG GTGCTCTAGCTCTCTCCTCTATGACGCCATCACGTGTATTTTTGGACACTGATGTTCAAGAAACCAAAGAGTATCTCGCTTG GATGGAAGCGAACTTAGCTGTTGCCAACAGAGTGAATGCAGACGTTGTCACTAAGGCTGGGACAGTTTCCATTGGCGACCTATTTTCCTATATGAAGCAGGAAGATGCCAAG GTTGCTTGGTTTGAGTGCATAGCAACCATTGGTGATGTTGTGCACGGTTCACCCTCGTATTACATAGGCTGTGGTGTGTGCCACACTAAGGCAACCAAAGGGCCTACAACCCTTATGTGTAAGAAGTGTGGGAAAACCAATATTGTTGGTGTTGCACA GTACCTGGCCAAGATCTCCGTGTATGATAATGATGATCAGGCATCTTTTGTGCTCCTCGGTGATGCTGGACATGAGTTGGTTGGAAGGAAAGCTTCAGAGTTGGTTGCAAGATATTTTGAG GGAAACGAGAATGTAGAAGATGACCACTTCGTTCCGGTGCCTCAGGCTCTTATTGATACCATTGGACAGACTCGCAAATTCATTGTGAAGGTATCAGATCACAATTTGACTGGCAAGACCCAAACTCTGACTGTGACAAAGGTCCTCACCCCAGAAGTCCAAGAAGTTGAAGGGAATTTAGAAGAGAATATGATTGTACCAGAAGCCCAGAAAACTTTGCAGAATGGAGTTGCTGATGATGAGCTTTCCACATGCGTTGGCATGGTGAAAAAGGCTGCTGATGATGTTGAGGCAGAAGATCCCAAGCGAGCTAGATGTGGCTAG
- the LOC106307077 gene encoding cytochrome P450 71B34-like, with amino-acid sequence MAISLYLLYLLVLTLVSIIFLKLFKQSNSKLPPSPPTLPIIGNLHQLGELPHQSLWRLSKKYGPVIFMKLGTVPMIVVSTPDTAKQALRVFDLNCCSRPSLAGSRKLSYNYKDIAFSPFDDYWKEIRKLSVQELFNIKRIHSIQPIKYEEMRKLMTSLAESGAKKSPVNMSEKLLSLTAGVVCRASFGVSFQDTVLDSERFNELVPEALEILGSFSASDFYPYIGWILDRFTGLHKRRERSAQDLDAFCEQMIDLHLKKGKEENEDFVDLLMKLEKEKVVLGQAKFTTNNIKALLINILLAGIDTSAITMTWAMAELSRNPRLMRKVQSEIREKYGDKELISLEETEELEYMKMVIKETWRLHPTTPLLLPRQVMTEFEIDGYKIPVNTRLQVNVWAIGRDPDAWKDPEEFIPERFMDSNINVKGQNFELLPFGSGRRMCPAIYMGTKMVEFGLVNLLNRFDWELPEGMKCEDVKMEEAPGLTIYKKHDLLLVPVKR; translated from the exons ATGGCAATCTCTCTCTATCTCCTATACCTTTTAGTTCTTACCCTAGTCTCAATAATTTTCCTTAAACTGTTCAAACAATCAAACTCCAAACTACCTCCAAGCCCTCCAACGCTTCCAATCATCGGAAACTTACATCAGCTTGGAGAATTGCCACATCAGTCTCTATGGAGACTCTCCAAAAAGTATGGTCCAGTGATATTTATGAAGCTTGGTACAGTCCCAATGATCGTAGTTTCTACTCCTGATACAGCAAAACAAGCCCTAAGAGTCTTTGACCTTAATTGTTGTAGCCGTCCATCATTAGCAG GCTCAAGGAAGCTCTCTTACAACTACAAGGACATCGCTTTCTCTCCGTTTGATGATTACTGGAAAGAAATAAGGAAGCTCTCTGTTCAAGAACTCTTTAACATCAAACGTATTCATTCGATTCAACCCATCAAATACGAGGAGATGAGGAAACTGATGACTTCACTTGCTGAATCAGGCGCTAAGAAATCTCCGGTTAACATGAGCGAGAAGCTTCTTTCTTTAACAGCTGGCGTGGTGTGCAGGGCATCATTTGGTGTGAGTTTCCAAGACACTGTGCTTGACAGTGAGAGGTTCAACGAGTTAGTCCCTGAGGCACTTGAGATTTTAGGGAGCTTCTCTGCCTCAGATTTTTACCCTTATATTGGCTGGATCTTGGATCGATTCACGGGTTTACACAAACGTAGAGAGAGAAGCGCACAAGATCTCGATGCCTTCTGTGAACAGATGATTGATCTGCATCTAAAGAAAGGCAAAGAAGAGAATGAAGATTTCGTGGACCTTCTCATGAAGTTGGAAAAGGAAAAAGTTGTTCTTGGACAAGCAAAATTCACAACAAACAATATCAAAGCACTCCTCATT AACATTCTTCTAGCGGGAATAGATACTTCTGCAATAACAATGACATGGGCAATGGCTGAACTCTCAAGAAACCCACGACTGATGAGGAAAGTTCAATCTGAAATCCGAGAAAAATATGGGGACAAAGAACTAATCAGCTTAGAAGAAACTGAGGAGCTAGAGTACATGAAAATGGTGATTAAAGAGACATGGAGGCTTCATCCTACAACACCTCTTCTGCTTCCAAGACAAGTAATGACTGAATTTGAGATCGACGGCTACAAGATTCCAGTCAATACAAGGCTGCAAGTGAATGTTTGGGCTATAGGGCGTGATCCAGATGCATGGAAAGACCCAGAAGAGTTTATTCCAGAAAGGTTTATGGATAGTAATATTAATGTGAAAGGACAGAACTTTGAGTTGTTGCCATTTGGGAGTGGTAGGAGAATGTGTCCTGCAATTTACATGGGGACTAAAATGGTTGAGTTTGGTCTGGTGAATCTGCTGAATCGTTTTGACTGGGAGTTACCAGAAGGAATGAAATGTGAGGATGTGAAGATGGAGGAAGCTCCAGGACTTACTATTTACAAGAAACATGATCTTCTACTTGTTCCGGTTAAGCGTTAA
- the LOC106307115 gene encoding cytochrome P450 71B26-like, with translation MDNIWVLPLLFLIYFVVLDAYKRSKRQQLRKPPSPPGYPIIGNLHQLGVLPHQSLWTLSKKYGPVMLLNLGKVPMVILSSVETAKQALRDHDIHCCSRPTAAGFRELSYNNLDIAFSPFSDYWKDVRKLAVKELFSTKQVHSVKPIMDEEVKKLMDSVVESASQKIPISINKTFLDLTKRVVCKAAFGVSFEGIGIKSDGFNKLVREAFEMLGSFSAADFIPYVGWIIDQFTGLQGRRERSVRDLDAFYEYVIDLHKEEKKQGREDFVDLLLRLEKEGTVLGNDNLTRNHIKAILMNILLGGVETSAITLTWAMTELSRNHRVMKKVQSEIRNHQSEIRNQMGNKSIISFDDTDKLTYLKMVIKETWRLHPPIPLLSPREALSEFEINGYTIKAKTRLHVNVWAIGRDPDTWKDPEEFFPERFMDNSIDAKGLNFELLPFGSGRRICPAIFMGTTMVECGLANMLYNFDWKLPEGIMVEDIEMEESPGLSVSKKNELLLVPMKYLDH, from the exons ATGGATAACATTTGGGTCCTACCACTTCTCTTCCTAATTTATTTTGTGGTGCTCGACGCTTACAAACGTTCAAAGAGGCAGCAACTCCGGAAACCACCTTCTCCTCCAGGTTATCCGATCATCGGAAACTTACACCAGCTCGGAGTCTTACCACATCAATCACTATGGACTCTATCAAAGAAGTATGGTCCTGTGATGCTTTTGAACCTTGGAAAAGTCCCAATGGTCATCCTTTCTTCTGTTGAAACCGCAAAACAAGCGCTAAGAGACCATGACATCCATTGCTGTAGCCGTCCTACAGCGGCAG GGTTTAGAGAACTGTCTTATAACAACCTGGACATAGCTTTCTCACCTTTTAGTGACTACTGGAAAGACGTAAGGAAGCTCGCTGTTAAGGAACTATTCAGTACTAAACAAGTTCATTCCGTTAAACCCATCATGGACGAGGAGGTCAAGAAACTGATGGACTCAGTTGTCGAATCAGCTTCTCAGAAAATACCTATCAGTATCAATAAAACGTTTCTTGATTTAACCAAACGTGTGGTATGTAAAGCAGCATTTGGTGTGAGTTTTGAGGGAATTGGTATCAAAAGCGATGGGTTTAATAAGTTAGTCCGTGAGGCGTTCGAGATGTTGGGAAGCTTCTCTGCCGCAGACTTCATTCCGTATGTGGGTTGGATCATCGACCAGTTCACGGGTTTACAAGGGAGGAG GGAGAGAAGCGTGAGAGATCTTGATGCGTTCTATGAATATGTGATTGATCTGCATAAAGAGGAAAAAAAACAAGGGCGTGAAGATTTCGTTGATCTGCTCTTGAGGTTAGAGAAGGAAGGAACTGTTCTTGGAAATGATAATCTCACAAGAAATCATATCAAAGCTATTTTGATG AACATTCTTCTCGGAGGTGTCGAGACATCTGCAATCACCTTGACATGGGCAATGACGGAACTGTCTAGAAACCATAGAGTGATGAAGAAAGTTCAATCTGAAATCAGAAACCATCAATCTGAAATCAGAAACCAAATGGGGAATAAATCCATTATTAGCTTTGATGACACAGATAAGCTAACTTACCTGAAAATGGTGATCAAAGAAACATGGAGACTACATCCTCCAATACCTCTTCTTTCTCCAAGGGAAGCACTGTCTGAATTTGAGATTAATGGCTACACCATAAAGGCCAAGACACGGCTTCATGTGAATGTTTGGGCTATTGGGCGTGATCCTGATACCTGGAAAGACCCAGAGGAGTTTTTTCCTGAGAGGTTTATGGATAATAGCATTGATGCAAAAGGGCTAAACTTTGAGTTGTTACCGTTTGGGAGTGGCCGGAGAATCTGTCCTGCAATTTTTATGGGAACAACAATGGTGGAGTGTGGTCTTGCAAATATGCTGTATAATTTTGATTGGAAGTTACCAGAAGGCATTATGGTTGAAGACATAGAAATGGAAGAATCTCCTGGACTTAGTGTGAGCAAGAAAAATGAGCTTCTACTTGTTCCTATGAAGTACTTAGATCATTGA